One genomic window of Sebastes umbrosus isolate fSebUmb1 unplaced genomic scaffold, fSebUmb1.pri scaffold_182_arrow_ctg1, whole genome shotgun sequence includes the following:
- the si:dkey-156n14.3 gene encoding zinc finger protein ZXDC yields MESSVRFIPPLKGASYGASTLTGEFPGGKTRSGSADQRISGSADRRRAVKASSSSGLLTTASAAPPGLTDTETPPDTGPPDPPTEPQPDPLLLHGTGTGTGTGTGRDRGGPGMQMAPLFSPEEDPVDPVPVPVPVPVPGSGLRQQREDGGYNTENRTGRPDRDRDRDRDRDQDRDRDRDRDRDRDQDRDRDQDQDRDRDVVFNIVREAEGTGETGRMNRARGESWRPAGPGGSAGPGGPGGSGGPGGPGGSAGPGGPGGPGGSLEVVLCESSTSLTRVDVDVPVLRTDQVFSLPVYRQTVEDVVLTNRYGDQICGQICTENSKPVPVPVPVQELLTRSDESGGLMSERSGGLEEMDSSELISAGLQGDTVPDLDPDQDPVLDPDPVQDPVSSSPPAGETFSGPPAGETFSGPPAGETFSGPPAGETFSGPPAGETFSGPPAGETFSGPPAGETFSGTITINNQSILVTIEDGILTLAAPPEGYVHREDDLLSLKEHLGMKDHEDIVLLNYDSGTKSIGKISTLAVSGSGSGQQDESRPGPGFSRPGFCVSDSELALVDDCSLPELGPSLDCCPIVKQEAGTLCAVTEADLVSPGPRTTVVDCDHGDFQSAPLIKSKKETASSLDCPEPGCSCTFDTRQKLKVHLLNHAEDPRPYRCSVDGCGWAFATSYKLKRHLQSHDKQRPHTCQYEGCGRRFTTVYNLKAHVKVHEQDNAFVCEICSERFRSATRLTNHQRVHFEPQRPHRCEFTGCEKTFITFSALFSHNRTHFRETGHFTCTYPGCDKTYDKACRLKIHLRSHTGERPFVCDSEGCGWSFTSMSKLLRHKRKHDDDRRFVCTEEGCGKSFTRAEHLKGHSITHLGTKPFQCHAEGCNAKFSARSSLYIHSKKHKQDASSLRTRCPVANCSKHFSSRSSLKSHMLKHHHLSPDVLSQMETTPSLTPSSELISSTPTTVAGPGIAGGDQLTNLDLSSLFSAVPGGAAPTAGIAAGIPVAGSGCNGTFTMDLSLVSSGILTIDPSSVAAALGTGAGTALAKAVDPLILAASADMGPHHSLEGTVGDVLPPQGTLNLDDVQTVTPEALGTLTALAMQGAGASVDPTLQHPLSSSSALSVEPTASLVVAPVAELLASPSKVVEVGGPGGAGPLLGCVEVLGPQEGGKVLTQFVFPGHSSSFSPQKDQELTAVSPSSFLESGGSARTDYRAIQLAKKRKQRGPSASSGTSGSSQRKPKGAKAASAPAPMAPSGVCYGEGAAAANGGLTLRDPVTGAQYVQIQLLQDDPASDGDLAFQLSSQPSSSHSQLTTDLPVNILQEPSVMTEDDNGSDNSQFTGSTINLQDLE; encoded by the exons ATGGAGAGctcggtgcgtttcataccgccGCTCAAGGGCGCCTCGTACGGCG CTTCCACCCTGACTGGAGAGTTTCCGGGCGGTAAAACCCGGAGCGGATCAGCGGATCAGCGGATCAGCGGATCAGCGGACCGCCGGCGGGCCGTgaaggcctcctcctcctccggcctGCT GACCACAGCCAGCGCGGCTCCGCCGGGGCTCACAGACACCGAGACCCCGCCTGATACCGGACCACCAGACCCCCCCACAGAACCACAGCCGGACCCGCTGCTGCTACacgggaccgggaccgggaccgggaccgggaccgggagGGACCGGGGAGGACCCGGGATGCAGATGGCGCCTCTGTTTTCGCCGGAGGAGGACCCGGTAGacccggtcccggtcccggtcccggtcccggtcccgggCTCCGGGTTACGGCAGCAGCGGGAGGACGGAGGCTATAACACGGAGAACCGGACCGGCAGACCcgaccgggaccgggaccgggaccgggaccgggaccaggaccgggaccgggaccgggaccgggaccgggaccgggaccaggaccgggaccgggaccaggaccaggaccggGACCGGGACGTGGTGTTTAACATCGTTAGAGAGGCTGAAGGAACCGGAGAGACCGGGAGGATGAACCGGGCCCGGGGGGAGAGCTGGAGACCAGCTGGTCCCGGTGGTTCTGCTGGTCCCGGTGGTCCCGGTGGTTCTGGTGGTCCCGGTGGTCCCGGTGGTTCTGCTGGTCCCGGTGGTCCCGGTGGTCCCGGTGGTTCTCTTGAGGTGGTTCTGTGTGAGTCCAGCACCAGTCTGACCCGGGTCGATGTCGATGTTCCGGTTCTGAGGACAGACCAGGTCTTCAGCCTGCCGGTGTACCGTCAGACGGTGGAGGACGTGGTTCTGACCAACCGGTACGGAGACCAGATCTGTGGTCAGATCTGCACCGAGAACAGTAAaccggtcccggtcccggtcccggtccaGGAGCTGCTGACCCGGTCTGATGAGAGTGGGGGTCTGATGTCAGAGAGGTCCGGTGGTCTGGAGGAGATGGACTCATCAGAACTCATCTCAGCAGGGCTGCAGGGGGACACGGTACCGGACCTGGACCCAGACCAGGACCCGGTACTGGACCCGGACCCAGTCCAGGATCCGGTCTCCAGCAGTCCCCCTGCCGGCGAGACGTTCTCCGGTCCCCCTGCCGGCGAGACGTTCTCCGGTCCCCCTGCCGGCGAGACGTTCTCCGGTCCCCCTGCCGGCGAGACGTTCTCCGGTCCCCCTGCCGGCGAGACGTTCTCCGGTCCCCCTGCCGGCGAGACGTTCTCCGGTCCCCCTGCCGGCGAGACGTTCTCCGGGACCATCACCATCAACAACCAGAGCATCCTGGTGACGATCGAGGACGGGATCCTGACCCTGGCCGCCCCCCCAGAGGGCTACGTCCACCGAGAGGACGACCTGCTGAGCCTGAAGGAGCACCTGGGCATGAAGGACCACGAGGACATCGTCCTGCTCAACTACGACAGCGGGACCAAGTCCATCGGGAAGATCAGCACGCTGGCGGTCTCCGGCTCCGGCTCCGGCCAGCAGGACGAGTCCAGACCCGGACCCGGGTTCTCCAGACCGGGGTTCTGTGTGAGCGACTCTGAGCTGGCTCTGGTGGACGACTGCTCCTTACCGGAGCTGGGTCCGTCTCTGGACTGCTGTCCCATCGTCAAACAGGAAGCCGGGACGCTGTGTGCCGTCACCGAGGCGGACCTGGTCTCCCCGGGTCCTAGAACCACCGTGGTGGACTGTGACCACGGAGACTTCCAGTCCGCTCCGCTCATAAAGTCCAAGAAAGAGACGGCGTCCTCGTTGGACTGTCCAGAACCGGGCTGCTCCTGCACGTTCGATACACGCCAGAAACTGAAGGTCCACCTGCTGAACCACGCCGAGGACCCGCGGCCGTACCGGTGCTCGGTGGACGGCTGCGGCTGGGCCTTCGCCACGTCCTACAAGCTGAAGAGACACCTGCAGTCCCACGACAAGCAGCGGCCGCACACCTGTCAGTACGAAGGCTGCGGGCGCCGCTTCACCACCGTCTACAACCTCAAGGCCCACGTCAAGGTCCACGAGCAGGACAACGCCTTCGTCTGTGAGATCTGCAGCGAGCGGTTCCGCAGCGCCACGAGACTCACCAACCACCAGAGAGTCCACTTCGAACCGCAGAGACCTCACAGGTGTGAATTCACAG GCTGTGAGAaaaccttcatcaccttcagcGCCCTGTTCTCCCACAATCGTACTCACTTCAGAGAGACGGGTCACTTCACCTGCACCTACCCGGGCTGCGACAAGACGTACGACAAGGCCTGCCGTCTCAAGATCCACCTGAGGAGTCACACCG GTGAGCGGCCGTTTGTCTGTGACTCAGAGGGCTGTGGCTGGTCCTTCACCAGCATGTCCAAGTTGCTCCGACATAAACG GAAACACGATGATGACCGGCGCTTCGTCTGTACAGAGGAGGGTTGTGGGAAATCCTTCACCCGGGCGGAGCACCTCAAGGGTCACAGTATCACCCATCTGGGCACCAAGCCCTTCCAGTGCCATGCAGAAG GCTGTAACGCCAAGTTCTCAGCACGCAGCAGCCTGTACATCCACTCCAAGAAGCATAAGCAGGACGCCAGCAGCCTGAGGACTCGCTGTCCTGTGGCCAACTGCTCCAAGCACTTCTCCTCCCGCAGCAGCCTTAAGAGCCACATGCTCAAACACCACCACCTCAGTCCTG aTGTTCTCAGCCAGATGGAGACCACACCCAGCCTGACCCCCAGCAGCGAGCTCATCAGCTCCACCCCGACAACAGTTGCCGGGCCTGGTATCGCCGGGGGCGACCAGCTGACCAACCTGGACctcagctctcttttctccGCTGTGCCTGGTGGCGCCGCACCCACCGCCGGCATTGCAGCGGGGATTCCCGTCGCCGGGAGCGGCTGTAACGGCACGTTCACCATGGACCTCTCCCTGGTCAGCTCAGGCATCCTCACCATCGACCCCTCCTCGGTCGCCGCCGCGCTGGGTACCGGCGCCGGCACCGCGTTGGCCAAAGCTGTGGACCCTCTTATCCTGGCAGCCAGCGCTGACATGGGCCCCCACCACAGTTTGGAGGGAACGGTGGGAGACGTCCTGCCCCCACAGGGCACTCTCAATCTGGACGATGTGCAGACGGTTACCCCGGAGGCCCTGGGAACGCTCACGGCTCTCGCCATGCAGGGTGCCGGTGCCTCCGTGGACCCGACCCTGCAGCACCCACTCAGCTCCTCCAGTGCCCTGAGCGTGGAGCCCACGGCCTCTCTGGTAGTGGCCCCTGTGGCCGAGCTGCTGGCCTCGCCCTCCaaggtggtggaggtgggtgGCCCGGGTGGAGCGGGGCCTCTGCTGGGCTGTGTGGAGGTGCTGGGACCTCAAGAGGGAGGAAAAGTCCTCACCCAGTTTGTTTTCCCCGgtcacagcagcagcttcagtccaCAGAAAGACCAGGAGCTCACCGCGGTGTCACCAAGCAGCTTCCTG GAGAGCGGCGGCTCAGCGAGGACCGACTACAGAGCCATCCAGCTGGCCAAGAAGAGGAAGCAAAGAGGTCCTTCAGCCTCCTCTG GGACTTCAGGATCGAGTCAGAGGAAACCTAAAGGAGCGAAGGCGGCGTCGGCTCCGGCACCGATGGCTCCCTCTGGTGTTTGTTATGGggaaggagctgcagcagccaaCGGGGGTCTGACCCTGCGGGACCCCGTCACCGGGGCCCAGTACGTCCAGATTCAGCTGCTGCAG GACGACCCGGCCAGCGACGGCGACCTGGCCTTCCAGCTGAGCTCGCAGCCCTCCAGCTCCCACTCTCAGCTCACCACCGACCTGCCCGTCAACATCTTACAG GAACCTTCAGTGATGACGGAGGACGACAACGGCTCGGACAACTCCCAGTTCACGGGAAGCACAATCAACCTTCAGGACTTGGAGTGA
- the LOC119484374 gene encoding copine-9-like has product MITDGVISDMAQTKEAVVNAASLPMSTIIVGVGPAEFDAMEELDGDEVRVSSRGRFAERDIVQFVPFRDYIDRSGNQVLSMARLAKDVLAEIPDQLLSFMKSRGIDPRPPLPATSDSPSMSSTNTTTTTAAPKARTMHA; this is encoded by the exons ATGATCACAGACGGCGTCATCTCAGACATGGCTCAGACCAAAGAGGCCGTGGTCAAC GCAGCCTCCCTGCCCATGTCCACCATCATAGTCGGAGTGGGTCCTGCTGAGTTTGatg CTATGGAGGAGCTGGACGGGGACGAGGTCCGAGTGTCCTCCAGGGGACGCTTTGCTGAGAGAGACATCGTCCAG TTCGTTCCTTTCCGGGACTACATCGACCGGTCGGGGAACCAGGTCCTGAGCATGGCCCGGCTGGCTAAGGACGTCCTGGCGGAGATCCCCGACCAGCTGCTGTCCTTCATGAAGAGCCGGGGGATCGATCCCCGGCCCCCGCTGCCCGCCACCTCAGACTCCCCCTCAATGTcctccaccaacaccaccaccaccaccgctgcACCCAAGGCACGCACCATGCACGCCTGA